The following proteins are encoded in a genomic region of Streptomyces sp. SLBN-31:
- a CDS encoding RbsD/FucU family protein, producing the protein MLLTELLHPGILQALAGAGHGARVLLADGHYPASTATGPRAKTVHLNLAPGLLDVTTVLDVLLRALPVESAHVMVPREGEPEPPAIAEYRAMLAPVPVETLGRFEFYDAARAPDLALAIVTADTRTYANLLLTIGVRAEGTLRTR; encoded by the coding sequence GTGCTGCTGACCGAACTGCTGCACCCGGGCATCCTCCAAGCCCTGGCGGGCGCCGGGCATGGAGCGCGGGTCCTGCTCGCCGACGGCCACTACCCGGCGAGTACGGCAACCGGCCCGCGCGCCAAGACCGTCCACCTCAACCTGGCACCGGGTCTGCTGGATGTCACCACCGTGCTCGACGTCCTGCTGCGGGCCCTGCCCGTCGAGTCGGCGCACGTGATGGTGCCGCGCGAGGGGGAGCCGGAGCCGCCGGCCATCGCCGAGTACCGCGCGATGCTGGCGCCCGTCCCCGTCGAGACGCTGGGCCGCTTCGAGTTCTACGACGCCGCCCGCGCACCCGACCTGGCGCTGGCGATCGTCACCGCCGACACCCGCACCTACGCCAACCTGCTGCTCACCATCGGCGTCCGCGCTGAAGGGACCCTGAGAACACGATGA
- a CDS encoding amidohydrolase has protein sequence MPDAPILVDAHHHVWDLNIRPQSWLDEPGHEPVRRTFDTDDLRTAATATVAGRRLECAVLVQCVASADETREFLALAGSDPLIGAVVGWVDLTSPAIGDVLDELRAGPGGGHLRAIRHLVQGEADAAWLQQPSVERGLRAVGERGLGYDLLIRSHQFPQAIGLAERLPDLSLVLDHAGKPPIARQDLDDWERGVRQLAAHSQVRCKVSGLVTEADHEQWTIDDIRPVWEVLLAAFGPDRLMFGSDWPVCVLAGGWNRWAATVEKLLAGCSAAETEAILAGTATTFYRLESARRKESAPCC, from the coding sequence GTGCCTGACGCCCCGATCCTCGTCGACGCCCATCACCACGTGTGGGACCTGAACATCAGGCCGCAGTCCTGGCTCGACGAGCCCGGACACGAGCCGGTCCGCCGTACCTTCGACACCGACGACCTGCGCACGGCCGCGACCGCGACCGTGGCCGGTCGGCGGCTGGAGTGCGCGGTGCTCGTCCAGTGCGTGGCGTCGGCCGACGAGACGCGCGAGTTCCTCGCCCTCGCCGGCAGCGACCCGCTCATCGGCGCGGTCGTCGGCTGGGTGGATCTCACGTCCCCGGCGATCGGCGACGTACTCGACGAGCTGCGTGCCGGACCCGGCGGTGGCCACCTGCGGGCCATACGCCACCTCGTCCAGGGGGAGGCCGATGCCGCCTGGCTGCAACAGCCCTCGGTGGAGCGCGGACTGCGGGCGGTCGGCGAACGGGGCCTCGGGTACGACCTGCTCATCCGCAGCCACCAGTTCCCCCAGGCCATCGGCTTGGCCGAACGCCTTCCCGACCTGTCCCTGGTCCTCGACCATGCCGGAAAACCACCCATCGCCCGGCAGGACCTGGACGACTGGGAGCGGGGCGTGCGGCAGCTGGCCGCGCATTCCCAGGTGCGGTGCAAGGTGTCGGGCCTGGTCACAGAGGCCGACCACGAGCAGTGGACGATCGACGACATCCGGCCGGTGTGGGAGGTGCTGCTGGCGGCCTTCGGCCCCGACCGGTTGATGTTCGGCTCGGACTGGCCGGTCTGCGTCCTCGCCGGCGGCTGGAACCGCTGGGCCGCCACCGTCGAGAAACTCCTGGCCGGCTGCTCCGCCGCCGAGACCGAGGCGATCCTGGCCGGTACCGCCACCACGTTCTACCGCCTCGAGTCCGCTCGAAGGAAGGAGAGCGCTCCGTGCTGCTGA